One genomic window of Campylobacter fetus subsp. fetus includes the following:
- a CDS encoding 50S ribosomal protein L25/general stress protein Ctc gives MLEGIVRESIDKRSTKALRKDGYLIANIYAKGVENINAAFKVNDFIKAVKVKSDLKFQVSVGGKTYDVVVVDYQKHPVTSALKHVDLKVVLDDEVSKYMIPVKPFGTPIGFKNKGVLLQSKKRLAVKCKGKDLINSFDVDVSGLDVDDTILVRDIKTVPGVRILDADRVAVLGVIKAK, from the coding sequence ATGTTAGAAGGTATCGTTAGAGAGAGTATTGACAAGAGAAGTACAAAAGCTCTTAGGAAAGATGGTTATCTAATCGCTAACATTTACGCAAAAGGTGTTGAAAATATTAACGCTGCATTTAAAGTAAATGATTTTATAAAAGCTGTAAAAGTCAAGAGCGATCTGAAATTCCAAGTTAGCGTAGGCGGAAAAACCTATGATGTCGTAGTTGTTGATTATCAAAAACACCCAGTAACAAGCGCATTAAAGCACGTTGATTTAAAAGTCGTGCTTGATGATGAAGTATCAAAATATATGATTCCTGTTAAACCTTTTGGAACACCTATCGGTTTTAAAAACAAAGGCGTTTTACTTCAATCTAAAAAACGTTTGGCCGTAAAATGCAAAGGTAAAGATTTGATAAATAGTTTCGATGTTGATGTAAGCGGACTTGACGTAGATGATACTATACTTGTACGTGATATAAAAACAGTTCCGGGCGTTCGTATCTTAGATGCCGATCGCGTTGCTGTACTAGGCGTAATTAAAGCTAAATAA
- the pth gene encoding aminoacyl-tRNA hydrolase, with amino-acid sequence MTLVAGLGNIGKEYENTRHNVGFMLIDTMLKDGGFNSVSSGKFQGELFKKGSLLLLKPSTFMNLSGNSLKAVNDFYKPDNIIVIHDDLDLPFGTVRFKRGGSSGGHNGIKSIDNLIGNDYDRVRIGIGRGNNSVISYVLGEFIDDEKDRLKDVLAHCKNAVLELISCGDITQISSKFTLKA; translated from the coding sequence ATGACTCTTGTAGCCGGACTTGGCAATATAGGCAAAGAGTATGAAAATACTCGCCATAATGTCGGTTTTATGTTGATAGACACTATGCTTAAAGACGGCGGATTTAACAGCGTAAGCTCCGGCAAATTTCAAGGCGAACTTTTTAAAAAGGGTTCGCTTCTTCTTCTTAAACCATCTACCTTTATGAATTTAAGCGGTAATTCTTTAAAAGCCGTTAATGACTTTTATAAGCCAGATAATATAATCGTTATACACGATGATCTTGATCTTCCTTTTGGAACTGTGAGATTTAAACGCGGCGGAAGCAGCGGAGGGCACAATGGTATCAAATCCATAGATAATCTTATAGGGAACGACTATGATCGTGTTCGTATCGGAATAGGACGTGGAAATAATAGTGTTATCAGTTATGTTTTAGGCGAATTTATCGATGATGAAAAAGATAGATTAAAAGATGTTTTAGCACATTGTAAAAATGCTGTTTTAGAGCTTATATCTTGCGGTGATATAACTCAAATTTCTTCAAAATTTACACTTAAAGCTTGA
- the nspC gene encoding carboxynorspermidine decarboxylase — protein MKLNDIKTPAYVCEEAALENNLKILKNISDESGAKVLCALKGFAFSGAMELVSKYLNGATCSGLHEAKYAKYHGFKEIHTYSPAFSDDDIDEVLSISHHVVFNSFAQWNKFRSKSIKSGKSIGLRVNPNTSASPTDMYNPCGEFSRLGITKDNFDFSNLDGVEGLHFHALCEESAKSLEFVLKAFEEQFRTIIPKMKWINFGGGHHITKSGYDINLLINLIKSFKEKYGTQIFIEPGEAVGWRCGFLISSVLDIVTNGEKTCIIDASAECHMPDTILMPYRPSIRGENKNGKFAYRFGGATCLAGDIVGAAAGEPIFKFDNEIKVGDKVIFEDQIHYTIVKNTTFNGVKLPNLVMMNKNGDVKIIRDFGYDEYSRRN, from the coding sequence ATGAAATTAAACGATATAAAAACCCCGGCTTATGTTTGCGAAGAAGCTGCTCTTGAAAATAATTTGAAAATTCTAAAAAATATTAGCGATGAAAGCGGCGCAAAGGTACTTTGCGCTTTAAAAGGTTTTGCATTTAGCGGTGCTATGGAGTTGGTTTCAAAGTATTTAAACGGAGCTACTTGTAGTGGTTTGCACGAAGCAAAGTATGCTAAATACCATGGATTTAAAGAGATCCATACCTACTCTCCGGCTTTTAGCGATGATGATATAGATGAAGTTTTAAGCATATCTCATCACGTGGTGTTTAACAGTTTTGCACAGTGGAATAAATTTAGATCAAAATCTATAAAAAGCGGAAAAAGTATAGGTCTTAGAGTCAATCCAAACACATCGGCTAGCCCAACTGATATGTACAATCCTTGCGGAGAGTTTTCGAGGCTTGGCATCACTAAAGATAATTTTGATTTTTCAAATTTAGATGGTGTTGAGGGTTTGCATTTTCACGCACTTTGCGAAGAGAGCGCTAAAAGTTTAGAGTTTGTTTTAAAAGCATTTGAAGAGCAGTTTAGAACCATTATTCCAAAGATGAAATGGATAAATTTCGGCGGCGGTCACCACATCACAAAAAGCGGTTATGATATAAATTTACTTATAAATCTCATTAAGAGTTTTAAAGAAAAATATGGCACTCAGATTTTTATAGAGCCAGGAGAAGCCGTAGGTTGGCGATGCGGATTTCTTATTTCTAGCGTACTAGATATAGTAACAAACGGTGAAAAAACATGTATTATAGATGCGTCAGCTGAGTGCCATATGCCAGATACTATTCTTATGCCTTATCGTCCTAGTATTCGCGGTGAAAATAAAAATGGTAAGTTTGCCTACCGTTTTGGCGGTGCGACTTGTCTTGCGGGAGATATCGTAGGAGCAGCCGCAGGTGAGCCGATTTTTAAATTTGACAATGAGATAAAAGTAGGTGACAAGGTTATTTTTGAAGATCAAATTCACTATACTATAGTTAAAAATACGACTTTTAACGGTGTTAAACTTCCAAATTTGGTTATGATGAATAAAAATGGAGATGTAAAAATTATTCGAGATTTTGGTTATGATGAGTATAGTCGTAGAAATTAA
- the yedF gene encoding sulfurtransferase-like selenium metabolism protein YedF: MQIDCRGLECPKPIIKTKDALNELSIGDKLEIVVNSPASLTNVQKFLSANGLEFNISQNGSEYTVTAVKSCDLTEIDIQNYSCETDFKKHKVLFLKYDKVGSDPIGKGLLTKFLSAISAVQANKRVTHIICVNEAVLMTTNRSHPSFAVLKDLSSLGINVLSCGSCLEAFGLVDRLGVGQISNAFEIMSLMLENETVYL; the protein is encoded by the coding sequence ATGCAGATTGATTGTCGCGGACTTGAGTGCCCAAAGCCGATTATTAAAACTAAAGACGCTTTAAATGAGCTTAGTATCGGAGATAAGCTCGAAATAGTCGTAAATAGTCCTGCTTCATTGACAAACGTACAGAAGTTTTTAAGCGCAAACGGTTTAGAGTTTAATATCTCTCAAAATGGAAGTGAATATACCGTTACTGCTGTTAAGAGTTGCGATCTTACGGAAATAGATATTCAAAATTATAGTTGTGAAACGGATTTTAAAAAGCATAAGGTGTTATTTTTAAAATACGATAAAGTTGGCAGCGATCCTATAGGAAAAGGACTTTTAACTAAATTTTTAAGTGCGATATCTGCTGTTCAAGCGAACAAAAGAGTGACTCATATTATCTGTGTTAATGAAGCTGTTCTTATGACTACAAATAGATCTCATCCTAGCTTTGCTGTATTAAAAGATCTTTCATCGCTTGGAATAAACGTGCTTAGTTGCGGCAGTTGTTTAGAAGCTTTTGGTCTTGTTGATAGACTTGGAGTGGGTCAGATCAGTAATGCTTTTGAAATAATGAGTTTAATGTTGGAAAATGAAACAGTTTATCTATAA
- the selD gene encoding selenide, water dikinase SelD, which translates to MYNNKNLTKFIKSAGUAAKLDPLGLTQSIGSILEPHSKLLSSINSNEDAGVFLLEDGRAIVQTLDFITPVVDDPFLYGMIAAANSLSDIFAMGAKAITAMNIVGFDSCHFENEILHEIMAGGKNKIKECGAVLVGGHSIESKETIYGLSVTGSVDSSKFWSNNSAKINDILILTKPLGSGVLTTALKADMLSLDEIREISNLMSQLNFYAVDALSGLKVNAVTDVTGFGFLGHLSEMLRDDISFDLYKNGIPLLASAKKFANLGFIPEGSYKNSVFTAKICNIKPDILLSDAQTSGGLIISINEDDAYKALSNLKNAGYENSCIVGTVKSKSEYKINLI; encoded by the coding sequence ATCTATAATAATAAGAACCTTACTAAATTTATAAAATCCGCAGGATGAGCTGCCAAACTAGACCCGTTGGGTTTAACACAAAGCATCGGCAGTATCTTAGAGCCCCATAGTAAGCTTCTATCATCTATAAATAGCAACGAAGATGCCGGGGTATTTCTGCTAGAAGACGGTAGAGCTATCGTGCAGACTTTGGATTTTATAACTCCGGTAGTCGATGATCCGTTTTTATATGGAATGATAGCAGCCGCAAACTCTTTAAGCGATATATTCGCTATGGGTGCTAAAGCTATAACGGCTATGAATATAGTCGGTTTTGATAGTTGCCATTTTGAAAATGAAATTTTGCATGAGATAATGGCTGGAGGAAAAAACAAGATAAAAGAGTGCGGCGCGGTTTTAGTCGGCGGACATAGTATAGAATCTAAAGAAACTATTTACGGACTAAGCGTAACAGGAAGCGTAGATAGTAGCAAGTTTTGGTCAAATAACTCAGCAAAAATCAATGATATATTGATACTAACAAAACCTCTTGGAAGTGGTGTTTTAACAACTGCTTTAAAAGCGGATATGCTTAGTTTAGATGAGATACGCGAGATTTCAAATTTAATGTCTCAGCTAAACTTTTATGCCGTTGATGCTTTATCTGGTTTAAAAGTTAATGCTGTTACCGATGTTACCGGATTTGGATTTTTGGGTCATTTAAGCGAAATGTTAAGAGACGATATCAGCTTTGACCTATATAAAAACGGTATTCCTTTGCTAGCTAGCGCCAAGAAGTTTGCAAATTTAGGCTTTATTCCTGAGGGAAGCTATAAAAATAGTGTTTTTACTGCTAAAATTTGCAATATCAAACCAGATATTTTGCTAAGTGATGCCCAAACTAGCGGAGGACTTATCATCAGCATAAATGAAGATGATGCTTATAAAGCACTTTCAAATTTAAAAAATGCAGGATATGAGAACTCTTGTATAGTTGGAACCGTAAAAAGCAAGAGTGAATATAAAATAAATTTAATCTAG
- a CDS encoding NAD(P)H-dependent oxidoreductase, with product MNFKEALNFRHACKVFDENRKIDSADFNDILEAGRLSPSSMGMQPWEFEVIEDKELLKKMREACWNQAQITTASKVIVIYAKIDDLRASSNYVKSIICSRKDKSEDEQKAYLQRYANMIEYNEGTSDKELFSWARAQCYLAAQNMMMQAAFLGIDSCPMEGFERDKLESVLSINIKQKRVALVLPFGYRKNPASKKQRRDIKDIVKYG from the coding sequence ATGAATTTTAAAGAGGCTTTAAATTTTCGTCATGCATGTAAGGTTTTTGATGAAAATAGAAAAATAGACAGTGCGGATTTTAATGATATTTTAGAAGCGGGTCGTTTATCCCCATCTTCTATGGGTATGCAGCCGTGGGAATTTGAAGTGATAGAAGATAAGGAACTCTTAAAAAAAATGAGAGAAGCATGCTGGAATCAAGCTCAGATCACGACTGCCTCAAAAGTCATCGTGATCTATGCTAAGATAGATGATCTAAGAGCTAGCTCAAACTATGTTAAATCTATAATTTGCAGTAGAAAAGATAAAAGCGAAGATGAGCAAAAAGCATATTTGCAAAGATATGCAAATATGATTGAATATAACGAAGGCACTAGCGATAAAGAGCTTTTTAGTTGGGCTAGGGCACAGTGCTATTTGGCGGCGCAAAATATGATGATGCAGGCCGCTTTTTTAGGAATAGACAGTTGCCCTATGGAAGGATTTGAAAGAGATAAACTAGAAAGTGTTTTAAGTATAAACATAAAACAAAAAAGAGTAGCTCTCGTACTTCCTTTTGGTTATAGGAAAAATCCTGCTAGTAAAAAACAGAGACGAGATATAAAAGATATCGTAAAATACGGATAA
- the flhB gene encoding flagellar biosynthesis protein FlhB — translation MVADDQEKTEEPTGKKLEDARNKGNVAKSQDVSGFVTLLVGFAVLVGLMGFMGERLVNLYLYYQGLIGVEITRELFFKITIHSMLQTFLIILPIAICIMIAGIISNIMQFGFLFTVEPIMPNFSKIDPIKGIANLFSLKKLIDAVKIILKVSAVFGVAFYFFLQFVKELPHTIFFSMFNQLLWLKEKMLILAGVMLLLFLIIAIADVFIVRYQYFKGLRMSKQEVKDEFKQMEGDPKVKGRIRQLQMQAARKRMMQNIPTADVVITNPTHYAVALRYDKEKEKAPVVLAKGVDHLALRIRKIATENGIQIVENPPLARELYKLCDIDDQIPGNLFQAVAEVLSFVYLGNRAKFESKLK, via the coding sequence ATCGTGGCAGACGATCAAGAAAAAACCGAAGAACCCACCGGGAAAAAGTTAGAAGACGCTAGAAATAAAGGCAACGTCGCAAAATCTCAAGACGTGAGCGGTTTTGTGACGTTACTAGTAGGATTTGCGGTTCTTGTAGGACTTATGGGATTTATGGGAGAGAGATTAGTAAATCTTTATCTTTACTACCAAGGTCTTATCGGCGTAGAAATTACTCGTGAACTATTTTTTAAGATAACTATCCACTCAATGCTTCAGACGTTTTTGATAATTTTGCCTATAGCTATTTGCATTATGATAGCAGGTATAATATCAAATATAATGCAGTTTGGGTTTTTATTTACCGTTGAGCCTATTATGCCGAATTTCAGTAAAATCGATCCGATAAAAGGTATCGCAAATCTGTTCTCACTGAAAAAACTTATTGATGCTGTTAAAATCATATTAAAAGTAAGCGCCGTTTTTGGCGTTGCATTTTACTTTTTCTTGCAGTTTGTAAAAGAGCTTCCTCATACTATATTTTTCTCAATGTTTAATCAACTTTTATGGCTTAAAGAGAAAATGCTTATATTAGCTGGAGTTATGTTGTTGCTATTTTTGATAATTGCTATAGCAGATGTTTTTATCGTACGTTATCAGTACTTCAAAGGTCTTAGAATGAGCAAACAAGAGGTAAAAGATGAGTTTAAACAGATGGAAGGAGATCCAAAAGTAAAAGGTCGCATAAGACAACTTCAGATGCAAGCAGCAAGAAAAAGAATGATGCAAAATATCCCTACCGCAGATGTCGTCATAACAAACCCTACTCATTACGCCGTGGCTCTTCGTTATGATAAAGAGAAAGAAAAAGCTCCGGTTGTTTTAGCAAAAGGCGTAGATCATCTAGCGCTTCGCATTAGAAAGATAGCTACAGAAAACGGTATTCAAATAGTAGAAAATCCGCCTCTTGCTAGAGAACTTTATAAATTATGCGATATTGACGATCAGATACCGGGAAATTTATTTCAAGCCGTTGCCGAGGTGCTAAGCTTCGTTTATCTCGGCAATAGGGCTAAATTTGAAAGCAAGTTAAAATAG
- the nhaA gene encoding Na+/H+ antiporter NhaA, translating to MNIIKNFLQKESASGILIILAMILALILANNGVLNKFYSEILRLDSGIIFGEFKLIKPTILWVNDGLMAIFFFFIGLELKYEFLEGELNSISKVALPSIAGIGGVIVPAVIFYVLNHANSFDVNGWAIPTVSDTAFALAVLFLLGSRIPISLKLFLLSLAIIDDVAAIIIIAIFYTKTLSIISLFISFCAIVILTILNYKNNQNVYIYLLCGIVLWVSVLMSGIHATLAGIIASMFIPLRDEDGDPEHGMLQSVMHFLHPIVAFLILPIFAFSNAGVVFSEDSILNLTHPVPLGIIFGLFIGKQIGVFSFAFLAIKCKLAELPNGCGWLHLYGLSILTGVGMSMSLFIDGLAYAESDAFLYANKIAILLASTMCAVTGYFVLRKASKSQN from the coding sequence ATGAATATAATTAAAAATTTCTTACAAAAGGAATCAGCAAGCGGTATACTCATAATATTAGCTATGATATTGGCTCTTATCTTAGCTAATAACGGTGTTTTAAACAAATTTTACAGCGAGATATTAAGACTTGACTCCGGTATAATTTTTGGCGAATTTAAGCTAATAAAGCCTACGATTTTATGGGTAAATGACGGACTTATGGCAATATTTTTCTTTTTTATAGGACTTGAGCTTAAATACGAGTTTTTAGAAGGCGAACTAAACTCGATTAGTAAAGTAGCTCTTCCTAGCATAGCGGGAATCGGCGGCGTGATAGTTCCGGCGGTCATCTTTTACGTACTAAATCACGCAAATAGTTTTGATGTAAATGGTTGGGCTATACCTACGGTTAGCGATACTGCGTTTGCTTTAGCAGTGTTGTTTTTGCTTGGAAGTAGAATTCCTATTAGCTTGAAGCTGTTTTTACTAAGCCTTGCCATCATAGATGACGTAGCTGCTATAATCATCATAGCTATATTTTATACTAAAACATTGAGCATAATATCTCTTTTTATATCGTTTTGCGCTATAGTTATTCTAACTATTTTAAATTATAAAAATAATCAAAACGTATATATCTATTTATTATGCGGTATCGTACTGTGGGTATCTGTGCTTATGAGCGGAATTCATGCTACTCTAGCTGGCATTATAGCAAGTATGTTCATACCTTTACGAGATGAAGATGGAGATCCTGAGCATGGAATGCTGCAGTCCGTAATGCACTTTTTGCATCCGATTGTAGCGTTTTTGATACTTCCTATATTTGCTTTTTCAAATGCCGGAGTCGTGTTTAGCGAAGACTCTATTTTAAACTTAACGCATCCCGTGCCGCTTGGAATAATATTTGGACTATTCATCGGTAAGCAAATAGGAGTATTTAGCTTTGCGTTTTTAGCTATAAAATGCAAATTAGCAGAGCTTCCTAATGGCTGTGGATGGCTACATTTATATGGATTGTCCATACTAACCGGAGTTGGTATGAGTATGAGCCTTTTTATAGATGGTTTAGCGTACGCCGAGAGTGATGCGTTTTTATACGCAAATAAAATCGCTATACTATTAGCTAGTACTATGTGTGCAGTAACCGGATATTTTGTACTTAGAAAAGCTAGTAAGTCTCAAAACTAG
- the uvrA gene encoding excinuclease ABC subunit UvrA, with translation MNETIKITGAKEHNLKNISLEIPKNRLVVFTGLSGSGKSTLAFDTLYAEGQRRYIESLSSYARQFLDRIGKPDVDHIEGLTPAIAIDQKSTSKNPRSTVGTITEIYDYLRLLYARIGVQHCHKCGKIVSKMSASDIIDQITKLPDGAKITILAPMVREKKGSFADELEKLANKGYVRAMIDGVMVRLDEEIELSKTKKHTIKVVIDRVVVSKENSSRIASDVEKALHESFGEVEIDISNASELNLEKSLIHFSEHNACFDCKISFNALEPLSFSFNSPKGACPSCDGLGIRFSLDLNKIIDENLSVEQGAIKVMYGFNKSYFYKFTLAFCEQNGINTKTPYGELNEDEKRLILYGNVKNINFLWKRHKISKTFEGVLKIAYEILKDDKDFSDYMTEKQCEVCNAKRLKQESLAVKVAGKTIGDIIDMSIEDCTKFFSDSSNFTHLNDQQKMIATPILKEINERLFFLYDVGLGYLSLGRDARTISGGEAQRIRIASQIGSGLSGVMYVLDEPSIGLHERDTLKLIKTLRNLQEKGNTVIVVEHDKKTIEAADFIVDIGPGAGVHGGEVVFAGTYEKLLKSNTQTANYINGKKSINYYKGRKQSDYISISSVNLNNISNLNVKFPLRNLVGVTGVSGSGKSSLVLQTLLPTALEELNRAKKVQKIKGVKIEGLEHLDKVIYLDQSPIGRTPRSNPATYTGVMDEIRGLFASTKEAKLRGYKIGRFSFNVKGGRCEKCSGEGEIKVEMHFLPDINVVCDICKGSRYNAQTLEIEYKGKNIAEVLNMSVDEALTFFKAVPKIYAKLKTISDVGLGYVTLGQPATTLSGGEAQRIKLSKELSRSDTGNTLYVLDEPTTGLHFADVDRLVKVLHHLVDLGNSVIVIEHNLDVIKNCDYLIDMGPEGGAGGGKVVAKGTPIEVAKKYKKTGSFTGEFLENELKDMGLLK, from the coding sequence ATGAATGAAACTATAAAAATAACAGGTGCGAAAGAGCACAATCTTAAAAATATCAGCTTAGAAATACCGAAAAACCGCCTTGTAGTATTTACTGGGCTTAGCGGTAGCGGAAAAAGCACTCTCGCTTTTGACACGCTTTACGCAGAGGGTCAAAGACGCTATATAGAGAGTCTTTCTTCTTACGCAAGACAGTTTTTAGACCGCATAGGGAAACCAGACGTCGATCACATCGAAGGTCTTACTCCAGCTATCGCAATCGATCAAAAATCGACAAGTAAAAATCCTCGCTCTACCGTAGGAACTATAACTGAAATTTATGATTATTTAAGACTTTTATACGCTAGGATCGGGGTTCAACACTGCCATAAATGCGGCAAAATCGTCTCAAAAATGAGCGCGAGTGATATCATAGATCAGATCACAAAGCTTCCTGATGGCGCTAAAATCACGATCTTAGCTCCTATGGTACGTGAAAAAAAAGGAAGTTTCGCGGACGAACTAGAAAAATTAGCCAACAAAGGCTACGTAAGAGCCATGATAGATGGAGTCATGGTAAGACTAGATGAAGAGATAGAACTCAGCAAAACCAAAAAACACACCATAAAAGTCGTGATAGATAGAGTAGTTGTAAGCAAGGAAAACTCTTCAAGGATAGCAAGCGACGTCGAAAAAGCGCTTCATGAAAGTTTTGGTGAAGTAGAGATTGATATAAGCAATGCGAGTGAGCTAAATTTAGAAAAAAGCTTAATACATTTTAGTGAACATAACGCTTGTTTTGACTGTAAAATATCATTTAACGCTCTTGAACCCCTAAGCTTTAGCTTCAACTCTCCAAAAGGCGCTTGTCCTAGCTGCGACGGGCTTGGAATCCGTTTTAGCTTAGATCTAAACAAAATCATCGATGAAAATCTCAGCGTAGAACAAGGCGCCATAAAAGTGATGTACGGATTTAACAAGAGTTATTTTTATAAATTTACGCTTGCTTTTTGCGAACAAAACGGTATAAATACCAAAACTCCTTACGGGGAACTAAATGAAGACGAAAAAAGGCTCATACTTTATGGAAATGTTAAAAATATAAATTTTTTATGGAAAAGACATAAGATAAGTAAAACTTTTGAAGGTGTCTTAAAAATCGCCTATGAGATATTGAAAGATGATAAAGATTTTAGTGATTACATGACCGAAAAACAGTGCGAAGTATGTAACGCCAAGCGTTTAAAACAAGAGAGTTTAGCAGTCAAAGTCGCGGGGAAAACCATAGGCGATATCATAGATATGAGCATCGAAGACTGTACTAAATTTTTTAGCGATAGCTCAAATTTTACTCATTTAAACGATCAACAAAAGATGATAGCTACACCGATCTTAAAAGAGATAAACGAAAGACTATTTTTTCTTTACGACGTCGGACTTGGGTATCTAAGTCTTGGTAGAGACGCTAGAACCATAAGCGGCGGAGAAGCTCAAAGAATTCGTATCGCAAGCCAGATAGGAAGCGGACTTAGCGGCGTAATGTACGTACTTGACGAGCCTAGTATCGGACTTCATGAAAGAGACACTTTAAAACTTATAAAAACGCTAAGAAATTTGCAAGAAAAAGGAAATACGGTAATCGTAGTCGAACACGACAAAAAAACCATAGAAGCGGCTGATTTTATCGTCGACATCGGTCCTGGAGCCGGAGTGCACGGCGGAGAAGTCGTATTTGCAGGAACTTACGAAAAGCTTTTAAAATCAAACACACAAACGGCAAACTATATAAACGGTAAAAAATCCATAAATTACTATAAAGGCAGAAAACAAAGCGATTATATCAGTATAAGCAGTGTAAATTTAAACAATATATCAAATTTAAACGTCAAATTTCCACTTAGAAATTTAGTCGGAGTGACAGGAGTAAGCGGTAGCGGAAAAAGCTCGCTCGTACTTCAAACCCTACTTCCGACTGCTCTTGAAGAGCTAAACCGAGCTAAAAAAGTACAAAAGATAAAAGGCGTCAAGATAGAAGGTTTAGAACATCTCGATAAAGTTATCTATCTAGACCAAAGTCCTATCGGTCGTACGCCGCGCAGCAACCCTGCAACTTATACCGGAGTTATGGATGAGATAAGAGGGCTTTTTGCCTCTACGAAAGAAGCAAAACTCAGAGGATACAAAATAGGAAGATTTAGTTTCAACGTAAAAGGCGGTAGATGCGAAAAATGTAGCGGCGAAGGAGAGATAAAAGTAGAAATGCACTTTTTACCGGATATCAACGTGGTTTGCGATATCTGCAAAGGCTCTCGCTACAACGCCCAGACTTTAGAGATAGAGTATAAAGGCAAAAATATAGCCGAAGTTTTAAATATGAGCGTCGATGAAGCGCTTACTTTTTTCAAAGCAGTACCGAAAATTTACGCAAAACTAAAGACTATAAGCGACGTAGGACTTGGATACGTAACTTTAGGTCAGCCGGCAACCACTCTAAGCGGCGGAGAAGCACAACGCATAAAGCTTTCGAAAGAACTCAGCAGAAGCGACACGGGAAACACTTTGTACGTGCTTGACGAGCCTACGACAGGACTTCATTTTGCCGATGTCGATAGGCTAGTAAAAGTGCTACATCATTTAGTAGACCTTGGAAATTCCGTCATAGTTATAGAACATAATCTTGATGTTATAAAAAACTGCGATTATCTGATAGATATGGGACCTGAGGGCGGAGCTGGAGGTGGAAAAGTGGTGGCCAAAGGAACCCCTATAGAAGTAGCTAAAAAATATAAAAAAACAGGTTCATTCACAGGTGAGTTTTTAGAAAACGAACTAAAAGATATGGGGCTTTTGAAATAA